From the genome of Silene latifolia isolate original U9 population unplaced genomic scaffold, ASM4854445v1 scaffold_95, whole genome shotgun sequence:
TCTAATTATAGGTACTTGCTCAACCATTTACAAAATCAACTATGGCCCCAGTGTCACGGCATCATTGATGttgtcccaacaaactggactcctacacttccttcTATACAATGCTTCAAAAAGTGCCATACAAATACTAGCATAAtaactgttattataagaaaattctattAAGTCCAACCTCTCTTCCCTTGATCCTTCAAACTCCAAAACACAAGCTCTaaacatatcctctaaagtctgaATAGTCATCTTAGTATGTTCATTTGTAGCTGGATGAAATGCAGTGCTCATCTTCAAGGTCGTGCCCATATACTCTTGCAACTTTTGCTAAAACATAGAAATAAACCTTGAATCACGATTAGAAACAATATCCTTAGGAATTCCATGTAACTTCACGATATTCTTAACATATGCTTTAGCTAATTCAGCCTTGCTCCacgtatctttcataggaataatGTGTGATGTCTTAGTCAAACGATCTACTATCAACCAAATTATATTATTCCCTTTCTGAGTACGAGGCAaaccaacaatgaaatccatagaaatTCTCTCTCACTTCTATTTGGGCACATCCAGAGACTGTACCTTACCTTATGGTCTCTTATGCTCACCTTTCACCCTTTGGCAAACAAAACATCTAGAAACAAACTCAGCAACCTccttcttcatcctaggccaccaaaacgttttcttcaaatttttataCAACTTATCTCCTCCAGGATGCACAAAATATGGTGTAGAATGTGCTTCAATAAAAATCTTTCTTTTCAAGTCCTTATCATCAGGTACACACCACCTTCCGTCAAATATTAAACAACCATCTATTCCTACGACAAACCGTGACGGCATGCCTTCCTCCACGGCCGCATGCGACTTCTCTAATTTCGGATCTCCTTTCTGCTTCTCTCTGACCTTAGCGTACAACTCCGGTTCAACCGTCAAACCCCCAACTATATCGCCTTTTCTTATCACACAAATTCCCATGCCCTTTAATTCCTCTTGCAACTTAACCCGCGACATAGCTAAATATAAAGCATGAACcgacttcctactcaaagcatctgctacCACATtggccttaccctcatgataaattatctccatgtcataatctccaatcaattTTATGCATCTCCTTTGTCTCATATTAAGCTCTTTCTGAGTGTAAATATACTTAaggctcttatgatcagaaaataccttaaaattAGCTCTATATAAATAATGCTTCCATAACTTAAGAGAAAACACGACCGCCCCTAGCTCCAGATCGTGCgttggataattctcctcatacggTTTCAACTTTCTTGAAGCATAAGCGATTACTTTCCCTCTTTGCATTAACACACACACCCCAATCTGATTTTCGAAGCATCGGTATACACCTTAAAATCCTTACTTCCTTCTGGTAAAGATAAGACAGGAGCCGTGGTCAAGCGCTCCTTCAAAGTTAGAAAAGCCGaatcacaactctcatcccacttaaacttgttctccttcctcatcaaagctgtcaagGGCTTGGCtatcttagagaaatctttcacaaccTCCTATAGTAGCCAGCTAACCCCCAAAAAAGTCTTACATCTGCCACGTTTTTCGGTTTCTCCCAGTTagacactgcctcaatcttttcTGGATCAACTAACACTCCCTTCTTTGACACCACATGACCTAGAAATGATACCTtatctaaccaaaactcacatttACTCAATTTAGCATACAAATCATTCTCCCTTAAATTCTgtaacacaatcctcaaatgcttcTCATGCTCCTCTTTATCCTTAGAGTACACCAATATATCGTCAATAAGGACAACGACAAACTGATCTAGGTAAGGACTAAAcactctattcatcaaatccataaatactgcaggtgcattagtcaGACCAAAAGGCATAACTACAAACTTGTAGTGCCTATACCTCATCCTAAAGGCAGTCATAGGTATATCCTCTTTCTTAACTCTCAAttaatgataacccgacctcaattCAATCTTAAAGAAAACTCCAGCTCaactcaactgatcaaataaaTCATCAACTAGAGGCAAAGGGTATCTATTCTTAACCGTCACCTTATTCAAATCCCTGTAATTTATACACAGTCTCatgctcccatccttcttcttaacaaataatgtaacaccctcatacaccaaggtgccttaccaagaccactccaTGCaggaaagtgctaccatctcgcttacctgaggcaatgaatatcaaatagaccataaaagaacgtactttaatagataagtttaagtgattacataaaaaaccaactgtaaagtaaaatacaactgttctaaaaccaaactacaactaaaaTAACAAAAGTATTCTGATAACACAGTGGAAGACTGCTATCAACACGTGGTGACACCATCCCTAGCTAATCCCGTGTGCACCCATAGTAAACATGcaagacaactgctcaccacccccgaatgtatcaccacagtttttaaaacatttaaacgaggtcagttactgattacacaaaacacaatacatAAGATACAACACACACACAGTACCCAAACTCCGTTACAagtccacacacctgactacacactaaagtgtgtagtcctgccagaatacccatcgtaacagatattcctcgccgccagtaggggaccacagccgtacccacttaagccccgctcatctcatctgagcgataccccatgttccttaatgtgcccATCCCCTCctctggcgggttccacagagggcgaatcaagggcgtgaagccactcctgcaagtgactcgactcagccgaggacgcacctagagaaccacagacaattatacaatCAATTATGCAACAACAACTTCAACATAAAACCAACATGTTAtagatcaacaataaacacaaccaGCATCACaattatgtaaccaataaccgagtagggaaaccctaccttgaaaggaaatcaccaagatcgtcacaatcagctaatcagaacgttcctctacgaagtcacctcctatcaatcacacaatcatacaattaccatctaacaaacacaaaacccccaaaatacccaattagggtttcaactaaaatcaatgaaatgaTATAAAAAATCATACTAGAGGCTTACCCacgatgcgacggtctcaacggcgtaaataactcaacgatccgacgactctagcccttaagatttgatagcaatgtgagaaggCCAGGGAAAGCTACGTAACTTGTGTTCTCTTGTGAAAAGTTTAGAATGAAGTAAAAGTGAAAAAGAAATGTGGAAATATGTTTTTATAaccttctcgcgttgctatcaaaacccggcaattAACCCGTAAAAacacatttactcgatcgagtaagttacttactcgatcgagtgccacctactcgatcgagtgccacacatacttgatcgagtatccatcagacagactactgatTCGTAGCCAAAACTTACttgctcgacagagtaagccctactcgatagattACCCTacaacacataaaaccgtagtattacagtcttccctccctaaaaacgaacttcgtcctcgaagttcaaacccaacctacaAAACATGAGCTCCTAACCCTCACTCCAcaaactatgcctacctccacaacatgggtCACGATATCGTATTaactacattatagcctctcgacaCTAAATCCATGCACTACCAAATGCCATCCACAAACGATGCtagctccgtctcactaacatattatccactaaaAAATACAATAGCAAGACAATCCACCgagcaagatcaaccaccaaacggaatgttacattctaccacccttaaaatgaacttcgtccttgaagtttactcacactcataaacatcatcatccaactatcaacactatcgaagtattatCCCATCCCTAAACAtcgcactactacaagcacggccatgacctttaaacaatattaaccataatacaaatccatcctttattctatgCCAAggctcaaacttccaaatctactacaacatgtacaaccatcaaactctctttgtcgcattctactcctcttaagataaatgttacgtcctcgtaactcacaaATACTAAATCCTTTGCTATACTTCCTAAAATCCTCATTACCACctcatgtcaacgataaccgactAGAATCTCAACACCTACCATCATTCCTATAACAAGGTCTCTCTTCCTCTAACAGTCCTCCTTCCTCAATTCATTCTGCACCCCATCTAatctataccataaaatcctcagcaaaatcaccacaccaactcttcaacattaccgcaaaacgacatactcctctatacaTGCGCTTATCTCCATAATCATAATTCACAaaccacaattgttacacacactctcactagatcctcaagctctcccttttattaccaaaactcatccacaacttaacatgatacaaatttccaacaccctatactcactatCCCAATagaagattatgaaccacctgcagcttcacgatcagtacaacacatgttccaatAATCACTTCCCATTACTATATCAACCAATacctcctctaaaagaagatcACAAGTACTGTAGCAACGTCTCACAACTGtatcccattaacagaatattaatATATCATGACAACAACTGAGACAtaaccaactctctttcatatcatattctaccctcactcccaagccgaaactggaagaaacatcaataaacaaaacaaccgtctatatgTTCAAACCGACACTCACAGGAAAAATCAGTAAACAAAGCAAAAATCTATATAACTGGTATGTATTTTCGAAAAATCGTATCGTaaacatcccgcctactccaccacaaccgatgacggtatcgcaacaccgccacaaacaaccgcaccgcagcgcgaaaatacgtgtgtcacaacacgaagtaccgtgcctggataaccacccgaggcacaacagccacatcgatagtcatcgtaatttatacaattcccataaacactgactcagtataactttccggacaagaaaactactcaaaatcgctttactagatcacaacgcaacatattacatggaataaacagataagaacctcatgaatatcatccataccttttcacggaataaatatatatcatgaatacacatacaagtatagctAACCATGCccgatcactcaaattattactttttgaatatcattccattaggttaccgcacccaacatatattaccgaacattcagataacaactttataactatcacaccataccacttcccgtgagatcagaacctcacacaaacatttatacacatcatagacccgtaatcacatccaactagtcaatattgatcacgtaagttaccactggataaaggttatctctcgcccgagcttTAACTCGAAACTAGTCAATAGGTCTTTAGAAATATGTCTTGTCCCTGGTAACTGTTGATATAAGTCTCGCCTTTTGTCTTACAACAAATCCTCTATAAGACACTCTTAGTCCCTTCGGTCCTTTTAGAGATACTTTCTTTTGATCACAATCTATAAAAGCTCTATTTCTACTCAACCAATCCATGGGTACAAGATatcgactcccccgaaggtattgTTACCTCATTTTTTATTACTACTGGGTCAACTAATCCCAACACCTTAACATGGTCACTTGATATAAATGAATGGGCcgctcccgaatcaaataaaacataaGAAGGTTTAGAGTTGGTTAGAAAAGTACCTAAAACCACATGAGCATCTCCCTCAGCTGCCTCTTTCCctatcatgaacaacttgccactgttTTTTACGCCTCCTTGCACAGTTGATGCCGACGCCACTCCTTGCTTTCCGGTGCCATTCTGGTTACCTCCATTTCCATTGCCTTGACAATTGATAAAACGATTCTGAAAGTTGTTGCTATTGTTATAGCTCCTTTGGTTATTCTAGGATCCGTTAAAACGATTACTTCCATAGCTAGGCGCTGGTGTCTTAAATCCTTTAAAATTGCCTCCACCAAAACCTCCATTCATATTATTCATGCTATTCCTTCTCGCAGTGGTTCAACACTCAAAAATTTTAGGACCAAACCCACCACATCCATAACACCGTGACCTCTTCGTACCACTTACTCCACTTGTCACTCCACCACGGCTGAAACCGCCTCCACTCACTGCTCCACCGTTAGAAAATGAACGATATTGATTGACATTTTGCTTCTTGTTTCCTCCAGCCCCTTCACTAGTAGTATCCaccttctgtaacacccccatctaccaaggagccttaacaagaccttccctagtagaTAAGGGCGCTATCCTCTCGGTTACccaaggacagtaataatcaaatgtcgataatagaacatttaagttatattacaagtgatttacaaACAATAGAtgatatgaaagatacaactcaaactactatcagctatgtgaaactacttctgtcgtgactcattgatgcgagtccgtttcgtgttcacaaattaagatgtggtcgttgggtcacggtcgaatcaaaacacaatttatagcttcacaaacaactctacaattagtaaagaggcaagtaaaggtcggatcccaagggacgggtattgaaatgagatttctattgaaactagtggtgtctaaggggtgtcacaaattgggttgatgtagaagatcactaaactaaaataggaatgaaaataaacaagcaagatgaattaaaggggtgtaaacaattgattaaaggcactagggtgtcatgggatcataggggaatcatgggatatgatcatacaaacatgttctcaaattataagcaagcaattattgttgtgatggattgagttgggttatatcttacaaccctaggaaagtttgggtcccggagccgaatcgattagattgtacaacacctacaagtcgacttaatcttccctactcaacaacatgcatggtctaatgagactcgagttgggttatgtcttacaagtctcattgaaaagatagaagatgatagtaaatgcaaggattcataggcttagcatttcatcaaatataacatgtgcatgagttgagatcaaaacaagcaagcaaataaaacatgaaagcatattaatttaagcatgaatcattccccatgttggttttccctaatcacccattaaccctagctaagagactactcactcattatcatgttaatcatgctagcaaggttgtcaatcataccaacaatatgaaacatgatgaataaatgaaagtaattaacaataattaaaaagggattaagagattatacctactaatgattccaataataaagcaaagataaaagaagtacttgaacgcttgattgagaggttgtcaatctcccaataataacccaaataatcttcaattacccaaaataaaggatgaacaaaagagagattaaagaactaaaacttgattaaaacttgattaatacttgattacaatattaaagagagatttgattgatattaactacactaattattgataagaagaacatgctcctctaattagactaatggggtatttatagtggaaattagggaggatgcattagggttaactaagggctaaactagtaattacactttttagattgagcaaggaggacccggtatttttttgagagaagggcttctttcttcgtagcttggagaagacaattcgtgctggagccgaatccgggcggaataaggtcgggacgggcggattctggcgttggaatccgagcggattcaagggaatccgggcggattgtggaggtggaatccgagcggattagaacaaagccgctcggattgtgcagctgcgggacggacggattggtgacaatccgctcggattgtcactcagtaGCATATCTTcatcttttcttcccttttcttcataaattccttggggatttccttggggactcaaggatcctttctcaacattgctcttctactataatatgtacaaaggccttctaatcttgtctctccttgatgcttggtcattgaattcgatcaatttagtctcgttttgccatgaaaatgcaagattcttactcctttcctaccaagggatcaaaatctcaaagaatatgcaaaacaaagaactaaagataagaaatgacccaaatatgcactaaaaagcatgggaacaaggctaattcgggggctaaatatgcgctaattatggtcacatcaaatatccccaaaccgaacctttgctcatcccgagtaaagaggtgacaaagactaggaccaatactaacctatcctaataatataaccgatatgagacaattagcgggtc
Proteins encoded in this window:
- the LOC141640604 gene encoding uncharacterized protein LOC141640604, encoding MSRVKLQEELKGMGICVIRKGDIVGGLTVEPELYAKVREKQKGDPKLEKSHAAVEEGMPSRFVVGIDGCLIFDGRWCVPDDKDLKRKIFIEAHSTPYFVHPGGDKLYKNLKKTFWWPRMKKEVAEFVSRCFQKLQEYMGTTLKMSTAFHPATNEHTKMTIQTLEDMFRACVLEFEGSREERLDLIEFSYNNSYYASICMALFEALYRRKCRSPVCWDNINDAVTLGP